One window from the genome of Poecilia reticulata strain Guanapo linkage group LG9, Guppy_female_1.0+MT, whole genome shotgun sequence encodes:
- the LOC103469858 gene encoding heat shock protein beta-1, with the protein MSCGEYDRVGPLYPLRKWVSSQDVGLPPFLETGDSRWIKKGLAAWSWPGCVPAPLFVPYISEPMPHSGQKVSKWRVSMDVSHFSPSEISVSVRDGFLEIGGKHEERPDEHGFIARCFTRKYRLPAQVNVTKLESSLSVDGFLTVEAPLPEASAPAAIIIPIKVEVEGNGEPETKHEDQEEESQLEACSDPVQPSSTTAGLEQGDKEAREKPAGQSHSSLPEEDKCLESIQKASEHHEVPESQESLGTSKLLEHKEPVVDEEIQVKAEGAQELAPPQEQELGSALLSDVQSQELEAANIEQQHTD; encoded by the exons ATGTCCTGCGGGGAGTATGACAGGGTTGGGCCTCTATACCCTCTGAGAAAATGGGTTTCCAGTCAGGATGTTGGCCTGCCGCCTTTCCTGGAGACTGGGGATTCTCGTTGGATCAAGAAGGGCTTGGCAGCCTGGTCCTGGCCGGGTTGCGTACCGGCGCCTCTGTTTGTGCCCTACATCTCCGAGCCGATGCCTCATTCTGGTCAGAAGGTCAGCAAGTGGAGGGTCAGCATGGATGTGTCTCACTTTTCCCCCTCGGAGATCTCTGTCAGTGTCAGGGATGGATTCCTGGAAATTGGAG GGAAACACGAGGAGAGGCCTGACGAGCATGGATTTATCGCCAGATGTTTTACAAGAAAATACAG GCTTCCAGCTCAGGTGAACGTTACCAAACTTGAGTCCTCACTCTCCGTTGATGGTTTCCTGACTGTAGAAGCTCCACTTCCTGAAGCCTCAGCTCCTGCTGCCATCATCATCCCAATAAAG GTGGAGGTTGAGGGCAATGGagaaccagaaacaaaacatgaagaTCAGGAGGAAGAGTCTCAATTAGAGGCCTGCAGTGATCCGGTTCAGCCCAGCAGCACCACAGCTGGCCTGGAGCAGGGAGACAAGGAAGCCAGAGAAAAGCCAGCTGGACAGTCCCATTCTTCACTGCCTGAGGAAGATAAATGCTTAGAGAGCATCCAAAAGGCTTCTGAGCACCACGAAGTCCCAGAAAGCCAAGAAAGCCTGGGTACATCCAAGCTCCTGGAACACAAAGAGCCAGTCGTGGATGAAGAGATCCAGGTGAAGGCAGAGGGAGCCCAGGAGCTCGCTCCCCCTCAGGAGCAGGAGCTGGGATCAGCTCTGCTGAGTGACGTCCAAAGCCAGGAGCTGGAGGCTGCTAACATAGAGCAACAGCACACCGACTAA
- the hspb8 gene encoding heat shock protein beta-8 encodes MAEGDFYTMGNRQRFPRDPFGESPFRDQSPFRDQLASRFMEDEFGMPPFPDDLGMDWPGWARPGRLSTRLGPSPFGGGLRTGFPTRHSTGGPALYTSRYGEPSPRSSPTTTGGEPWKVCVNVHSFKPEELNVKTRDGFVEVSGKHEEKQEEGGIVTKNFTKKIQIPTDVDPLTVFASLSPEGVLIIEARQTPPYYLFSSEDSPGREIQEVEAPKPQEAPAV; translated from the exons ATGGCAGAAGGTGACTTTTACACGATGGGAAACCGGCAGCGGTTTCCTAGAGACCCGTTTGGAGAATCGCCGTTCCGGGATCAGTCGCCGTTCCGGGATCAGCTCGCATCCCGGTTCATGGAGGATGAATTCGGGATGCCGCCTTTCCCCGACGACCTCGGGATGGACTGGCCCGGTTGGGCTCGACCCGGCCGGCTTAGCACGCGCCTCGGCCCGTCGCCCTTTGGCGGCGGTTTACGCACAGGGTTCCCCACGCGTCACTCCACGGGAGGCCCCGCTCTTTACACCAGCAGGTACGGCGAGCCGTCCCCACGCAGCTCCCCCACGACCACAGGTGGCGAGCCCTGGAAGGTGTGCGTCAACGTCCACAGCTTCAAGCCAGAGGAGTTAAACGTTAAGACCAGAGACGGTTTTGTAGAGGTCTCAG gaaaacatgaagaaaaacaggagGAAGGAGGGATTGTGACGAAGAATTTCACAAAGAAGATACA GATCCCCACCGATGTGGACCCCCTGACAGTCTTTGCTTCCTTGTCGCCTGAGGGTGTCCTCATCATCGAGGCTCGGCAGACTCCACCGTACTACCTCTTTAGCAGCGAAGACTCCCCGGGAAGGGAAATTCAGGAAGTGGAGGCTCCGAAACCCCAAGAGGCCCCAGCAGTCTAA